The window TTTAATAAGGACTCAACTGTTTCCTGTAATAGGACTTTACCCTGGTCAATCAAAACCACCTCTTCAATAATATTGGCCACCTCTTCAATCAGGTGCGTTGCAATGATGATTGTCTTTTCACTTTCTTCATAATCCTCCAACATTAATTCATAGAATAACTCTCTGTGATTAGCGTCCAACCCAAGTACCGGCTCATCAAAAATTATATATGGCACATTGAGGGATAATGCAACTGTCAGTTTAAAAATAGACTGGTAGCCTTTGGATAATGCCTTAAATTTTTTATCTGTGTCAAGGTTAAACCTACTTGCTATACGGTTGGCCTTATCTACATTAAAATCCCTGTAAAAGCGGCTTATCCACTTAAAATGATCTTTAACTTTTAATGACTCGTCATATAGATCCGTTTCACTCATACAGAATATCTTATCATGGATCCCCATGTTCTCCTTGCTGGCAAGACCGTCAATCAATACTTCCCCTTCGTCTGCAAAAATACGGTTGGCTATAATGTTGATCAATGTTGATTTTCCCGCCCCATTCCTTCCCAGAAACCCATATATTTTCCCAAACTCAAAGGAAAAAGAGATGGTATCTAATGCGGCCACATTCTTGTATTTTTTTGTGATATTCTTAATTTGGATTGCATTCATTTTCATAACCCCTCTCTATTAATGTGATAACCTCTTCCTTGGACATCTGCAGTTTAGATGCCTCTGCTATTAGTGATGCAATATATTGGTTATAAAATTGCCCCTGCCTTTTCTTTTGAATTTTCTCCACAGCGCCCTCCTTCACATACATTCCGAGTCCTCTTTTCTTGTAGATAATCCCCTCATCCACCAGCATATTCATCCCTTTTAAGACAGTGTGGGGATTGATACTCAACAATGCGGATATTTCATTTGTCGATGGTATCTTCGTTTCCTCGGGAAAAATATTTGTAAATATAGAATCTTCCAGCTGCTCCGCAATTTGAATAAAGATAGGTTTATCTATGTTTGGATTTACATTCAAGTGCATCCCTCCTCTGTTAGATATC of the Luxibacter massiliensis genome contains:
- a CDS encoding ABC transporter ATP-binding protein yields the protein MNAIQIKNITKKYKNVAALDTISFSFEFGKIYGFLGRNGAGKSTLINIIANRIFADEGEVLIDGLASKENMGIHDKIFCMSETDLYDESLKVKDHFKWISRFYRDFNVDKANRIASRFNLDTDKKFKALSKGYQSIFKLTVALSLNVPYIIFDEPVLGLDANHRELFYELMLEDYEESEKTIIIATHLIEEVANIIEEVVLIDQGKVLLQETVESLLNRGYTVSGLTEEVDNYCRDKNVIGYDELGALKLAYILGERTEFPPNSNLQIANMNLQKLFVKLTERGGV
- a CDS encoding GntR family transcriptional regulator: MNVNPNIDKPIFIQIAEQLEDSIFTNIFPEETKIPSTNEISALLSINPHTVLKGMNMLVDEGIIYKKRGLGMYVKEGAVEKIQKKRQGQFYNQYIASLIAEASKLQMSKEEVITLIERGYENECNPN